One Brassica oleracea var. oleracea cultivar TO1000 chromosome C7, BOL, whole genome shotgun sequence genomic window carries:
- the LOC106306009 gene encoding inositol polyphosphate multikinase beta-like, translating to MKMLKDPEHQVAGHMAKDGRLGPLVDGEGRFFKPFQSNGRGENEAKFYESFSSNKNVPDHIRGYFPVYHGTQVVEASNGSGKLPHIVLDDVVYGYPNPSGMDVKIGSRTWYPGVSQQYFNQCLKNDRETTSVSLGFRHAGFKIFDHQESRFWIVEYKVVHGYKVDDARLVLRKFVSSNSLADSIPDCAFASEVYGSSSGILAQLLELKAWFETQTLYHFSSCSVYMFYENESILMKGGEGARAQVKLVDFTHVLDGNGVVDHNFLGGLSSFIKFIQDILES from the coding sequence ATGAAGATGCTCAAGGACCCTGAACACCAAGTTGCTGGTCACATGGCTAAAGATGGGAGGCTTGGTCCGCTCGTGGACGGAGAAGGCCGATTCTTCAAGCCATTTCAGAGTAATGGTCGTGGGGAAAACGAGGCTAAGTTCTACGAGTCCTTCTCGTCCAACAAGAATGTTCCGGATCATATCCGTGGATATTTCCCCGTGTATCACGGCACTCAAGTAGTGGAAGCATCTAATGGATCTGGCAAGCTTCCACACATAGTTCTTGACGATGTTGTTTATGGTTACCCAAATCCCTCGGGAATGGATGTTAAGATTGGATCTAGGACATGGTACCCGGGTGTATCCCAACAGTATTTCAACCAATGCCTAAAGAACGATAGAGAGACCACCTCCGTTTCCTTGGGGTTTAGGCATGCTGGTTTTAAGATTTTTGACCACCAAGAATCGAGGTTTTGGATAGTCGAGTACAAGGTTGTTCATGGGTACAAAGTCGATGATGCTAGATTAGTTCTAAGGAAGTTTGTGTCATCGAACTCGCTAGCTGACTCGATACCAGACTGTGCATTTGCCTCGGAAGTTTATGGCAGTTCTAGTGGGATATTAGCGCAGTTATTAGAGCTTAAAGCTTGGTTTGAAACTCAAACGCTATACCATTTCAGTTCTTGCTCGGTTTATATGTTTTATGAGAATGAATCGATTTTGATGAAAGGAGGAGAAGGTGCGCGGGCACAAGTAAAGCTGGTGGATTTTACGCATGTTCTTGATGGAAATGGTGTCGTCGACCATAATTTCTTGGGTGGACTCTCCTCTTTTATCAAATTCATCCAAGATATACTTGAGAGCTAG